One part of the Dermacentor silvarum isolate Dsil-2018 chromosome 6, BIME_Dsil_1.4, whole genome shotgun sequence genome encodes these proteins:
- the LOC125946165 gene encoding uncharacterized protein LOC125946165: MKNSDCALSQHQVNNILDIFMKSSRGLKFTHELPINNRIQFLDINLCFSSSKHICWSYQPRSKKTLLPYDSAQTKLIKRGIATTCINAALNKSCEHECERSLMNQLARLRDAGFPQHVVTSVCETILQRAKAEPGKKENNQDRRPVHVVPYVHKLSHNLKKVSNRHNVNLLFNAPCKLSSICARMKPRYRPPACTVNHKTRFLSDCTSNVGYQIPLNCGKVYIGQTGQCFNDRARQHCNNVKNGYGSHLADHCKKHACIPMFNKTKFIGKGISKKEREILEAFWISIEGDNCVSSPSLLLSEKEINFLKERLAL; this comes from the coding sequence ATGAAGAACAGCGATTGCGCCCTTTCACAGCACCAAGTTAATAACATACTAGACATTTTCATGAAATCTTCGCGAGGACTCAAGTTCACGCACGAGTTGCCGATCAATAACAGAATTCAATTCCTTGACATTAACCTATGCTTTTCATCAAGTAAGCATATATGCTGGTCCTATCAGCCTAGATCCAAGAAAACGTTGTTGCCATATGACAGCGCACAGACAAAACTGATTAAGAGGGGCATAGCCACCACGTGTATTAACGCAGCATTAAATAAGTCGTGCGAGCACGAATGTGAGCGTAGCCTGATGAATCAGCTGGCAAGGTTAAGAGATGCAGGCTTTCCCCAACATGTCGTCACATCTGTGTGTGAGACaatcctgcagagagcaaaaGCAGAAccaggcaaaaaagaaaacaatcaagacaggagaccagtgcacgttgttccgtacgtgcacaagctatcacacaatcttaagaaagtttcaaataggcataatgtcaacttgcttttcaacgccccttgcaagctgtcttcgatttgtgcacgcatgaaaccaagatacaggccccccgcttgcactgtcaatcacaaaacccgatttttgtctgattgcacaagtaatgtagggtatcagattcccttgaattgtggaaaagtttacataggtcaaactggacaatgtttcaatgatcgagctcgacaacactgcaacaacgtaaagaacggatatggtagccatttagctgaccattgtaagaaacatgcatgcattccgatgtttaataaaacgaaatttataggaaaaggaatatctaagaaggaaagagaaattttagaggccttttggatcagcatcgaaggtgacaattgtgtaagttcgccttctcttctactatcggagaaagaaataaacttcctgaaagaaagattggcattgtga